GAAATCGGTGGCGGATTCGGAGTCGGTAGACTCGGCATCGGTGGTGGCGGCGGAGTCGGTGGCGACGGGGAAGAGGCCGGCGTCCATGTCGGCGCGGACTTCGGCCGGGTCGGCGCCGAAGGACTCCGCGATGGTCTGGGCCAGGTTGTCGTAGAATGTATCCGTGGCTTCGATACCGATGAAGTTTTCGGCGCGCTGGCGGAGTCCGTCCATGAAGGCTTGGGGCGCGGAGGTGAAGATGACCTTTTGTAGGAGGCCAGTGACGGTCTGGGTTTCGATGTCGTTGCGCGGGTTGTTGAGGAAGCGGAGTTTGAGGCCGAGGCGTTCGTCGCTGACGGTGTCGGGCGGGAAGACGAGGGCGAAGCGGAGCGTGTTGTCGTCGATGAGGTCGCGGACGTTTTGTTCGGTGAGCGGCGTCTTGGTGCCGTCGGCGGCGACGGATTGGGTGAGCACCTTGAAGGAGGACTCGGCTTGGAGTGCGGTGATGATGGTGTCGGCGATGGGGGCGTCGGTTTGTTTGACGACGGCGATCTTGATGCCGGCGGGGCCACTGCCGCCGGAGCCGGTGACGCCGAAGACGTTGCCGAAGATGTAAACCAGCACGAGCGGCACGATGAAGGTGAGGCCGAAGGCGGTTTTGTTGCGCAGAAACAAGCGGATGTCTTTGCGGAGGAGCGTGAGGATCGTGCGCATGGCGAGAGCGGGAAAAGGGCTGGCGGTGACTTATTCGCGGAAGGCTTTGCCGGTGAGGTGCAGGAAGACGTCCTCGAGGCCGGGGCGGGAGAGGGTGCAGGCGGAGGAGGGCACGCCGTATTTTTCGGTGAGGGCGAAGACGGTGGAGAGTGGGGTGCCGGGGTGGAGCGCGATCTGGTGGCCGTCGTCGGTGGTGGTGACGGTGCCGTGGGCGGCGAGGGCCGGGAGGGCGGCGGTGGCGGCGGCGCTGAGGGGCAGGCCGAGTTGCTCGCTGGAGGGGAGGTGGCCGAGCAGGTCGTTCAGGGAACCGTCGGCGAGGATTTTGCCGTGGTCGATGATGGCGATGCGGGAGCAAAGGCGGGTGGCCTCCTCCATGTAGTGGGTGGAGTAGATGATGGTGAGGCCCTCGGCGGCGCGTTTTTCGAGGAACTCGAAGATGGCGTTGCGGGACTGCGGATCGACGCCGACGGTCGGCTCGTCGCAGAGGAGGAGCTTGGGGCGATGGAGCAGCGCGGCGACGAGGTTGAGGCGGCGTTGCATGCCGCCGGAGAAGGTTTTGACGCGGTGTTTGCGGCGGTCGGCGAGACCGACGGCGGCGAGGCCCTCGTCGATGCGCTCCTGGAGGGTGGCGCGATCGAGGGCGAAGAGTTCGCCGAAGACGCGGAGGTTTTCCTCGGCAGTGAGGTCGTCGTAGAGCGCGATGGTTTGGGGGACGAGGCCGAGGTCGCGGCGGGTCCGGGCGGCGGCGGGGCCGAAGCCGGCGGGCTGACCTGCGAGGGTGATGGTGCCGGCGTCGGCGGGTTTGAGTCCGGCGATGAGCGACATGAGGGTCGACTTGCCGGCGCCGTTGGGGCCGAGCAGGCCAAAAAATTCACCGGGACCGATGTCGAGGGAGACGCCGTCGAGGGCGGTGAGTTTGCCGTAGTGCTTGGTGAGCGAAGTGATCGCGAGCATGCGATCCGTTCTGCGGGCGTGTAGGCGGGGCGGCGAACGGAAAGCGGTGAACCGTGACCAACGGGCTAGTCACGGTGTGCCGGGGTCATGGTGGTGGGGGCGGCGCGGAGCGGGCCGAGGGGCAGGGCTCTTCTGGCTCCTTGTTGTCTTTCTCTTTATCTTTATCACGGGCCGCGAGTGGCGGGCGGATTTCGCGGGGCGGGGAGAAAGATAAAGATAAAGAATAAAGAGAAAGATTTGGGGGGGGGCCGAGGCTGGATGCCTCGGCCACGGTGGATTTTTTAGCCGAGGCGGGCTTTGAGGGGGGCGAAGGCTTCGTCGGGGATGATGGGGCCGAGGTGTTTGACGGTTTCGGCGCCGACGTGACTGGCGATGCGGCCGGACTCGGCGAGGGATTTGCCGCGGAGGTGGGCGCTGAGGAAACCGGCGGCCCAGGAATCACCGGCGCCGTTGGTGTCGACGACGTTGTCGACGAGCACGGGTTCGATGCGGTGAAGCTCATCGCCGCGGGCGATCCAGGCGCCGTCCTTGCCGACCTTGACGGCGGCGGTCACGCCGTGGGAGGCGAGGCGACGGGCGAGTTGGTCGTAGGGCGTGGTGGTGTCTTCGAAGAGGGCGCGGATCTCGTCCTCGTTGGCGAAGATGATGTCGAAGCCCTCGGCGAGTTGGCTGAAAATCCAAGGACGAGTGGCGTTGATGACCTCGAAGGAGGCGAGGTCCATCGACACGGTGCAGCCGGCGGTGCGGGCGGCGGCGAGGACGGCGTTGATGAGGGCTTCGTTGAAGACGAGGTAACCCTCGATGTGGGCGTGACGGCAGCCGGCGAAATCGGCCGGGCTGATCTCGTCGGGCGAGAGGGTCATGGCGGCGCCGAGGTCGGTGCGCATGGTGCGGTCGGCGTCGGGCGTGGTGAGGATGAGCGACCGGGCGTTGGGGACGGTGCCGGTTTTGAAGCGGGAGGTGTCGATGCCGAGGGCGGCGAAGCGGTTGCGGTAGGTGGCGGCGACGTCGCAGTTGCCGAGCTTGCCGAGAAAGGTGGTGCGCAGGCCGAGCCGGGTGGCGTTGAGGGTGGCGTTGGCCGCGGAGCCGCCGGTGGAGGTGGCGGGAGCGGTGGGCAGGTGGGCGAGTATGCCGCTCATCTCGGCGTCGTTGACGAGCACCATGCCGCCCTTGTCGCCGGCGACGTGTTGGGTGAGGAAGTCCTCGGGCACGGGGGCGAGCAGGTCCATGATGGGGGACCCGACGCCGATGAGATCAATGGCGGAAGCGGACATGGCGAAACGAAACGGAGCGGAGCGGTGAAGCGCGGGGCGGCGCGGGGCGCGGCGGGGCGGGTGCTTATTGGGACGTGACTTGGATGTTGGTCGAGAGCAGGACCTCGTCGTCGATCTCGATGAGCAGGTCGTATTGGCCGGGGGCGGGGAAGGTGAGGTTGCGCACCTCGTTGATGAGATTGATGCGCTGGAGGGGGCTCTTGGATTCGAACTCGCGCTCGATGAGCGGCTGCATCTGAGCGGGGTCGACGCCCATGGAAATGCGGACCTTGTGCTTGCCGGGTTGGACGTCGCTCACGGTCAGAAACCAGACCATGTAGGGGTGGACGAACGGGAACTGGCGGCCGCAGATATTGGAGAAGATGCCGAGGATGGTGTGTTTGCCGGTGGCGGGGTCGATGTGGACACCGTCGCAGGTCAGCCAAACGAGGACTTGAGGTTTAGATTGCACGGGTGGGAGTGGGCGGAGGGGCTGTGGTTGTGGCAAGCGGGGAATTGCTTGGCGTGAGGAGAATTGGCGATTTGGTGGAAGGGGTCTTATGGAGCACGTTGAAGCCGCTTTGCAGAACCTGAATGCCTACCCGCGCTGGCTGGTGGCGAGCTGTGTGATCGTGGTGGCGCTGGCGGTGCTCTGGGTGCTGGGCAAGCTGCTCAAGTGGACGGTCTATGTGATCGTGGGGCTGGCGGCGCTGGCGGTGATCGGTGGCGGGGTCTGGTGGTGGCTGGGCTGAGCAGGAAAAGCTGAAAGGCTAAAAGGCTGAAAAGCTGAAATTGGGCAGACGGGGGGAGCTGGAGGTTACGGGGGCTTTGCCCTACTTCGTGCGCGAAAGCGTGGCGAATAGGGTCTCCGGGGAGCTTTTTCTTGTCAGTGTTCGGGGGGCACCGTTAACCCGTTTGAATGAAATATATTTTCGTGACGGGTGGGGTGGTTTCGTCCTTGGGAAAGGGCCTTACCGCAGCGGCTCTCGGAGCGTTGCTGGAGGTCCGCGGGTTGCGCGTCCGCATTCAGAAATTTGACCCCTACCTGAACGTCGATCCGGGCACGATGAGCCCGTTTCAGCACGGCGAGGTGTATGTGCTCGAAGACGGTGCCGAGACCGATCTCGACCTGGGTCACTACGAGCGTTTCACGAGCGGCAAACTCTCGCGCCTGAACAGCCTGTCGTCGGGCCAGGTCTACGAGAGCGTGATTCAGAACGAGCGCCGCGGCATGTATCTGGGCAAGACGGTGCAGGTGATCCCGCACGTCACCAACGAGATCAAAGAGCGCATTTATCAGGGCGGCAAAGACGTCGACGTGTTGATCACCGAGATCGGCGGCACGACGGGTGACATCGAGGGGTTGCCCTTCCTCGAAGCGATGCGCCAGTTCGCCCTCGAAGTGGGGCCGCGCGACTGTCTCTTCATCCATGTGACGCTGGTGCCCTATCTCGGTGCGGCGGGCGAGTTGAAGACCAAGCCCACCCAGCAGTCGGTAGCGAAGCTGCGCGAGATCGGTATCCAGCCGCACATCGTGGTGTGCCGTTGCGAGCACCCGATGGATCAGGGCATGCGCGACAAGATTTCCATGTTCTGCAACGTGCCGGTGAAGGCCGTGGTGGAGTGCCGCGACGTGTCGTCGATTTACGAACTGCCGCATGCGCTGCAGCGCGAAGGCATGGACGATCTGGTGGTCGACCTCTTCGGCATGAAGCGTCCGATGCCGGACAAAAACCCGTGGGACAACATCGTGCAGCGCATCAACAATCCGCGCCACGAGGTGACCATCGGCGTGGTGGGCAAATACATCGAGCTGCAGGACGCCTACAAATCGGTCTACGAGTCGGTGACTCACGCGGGCATCGCGAACCATTGCCGGGTGAACGTGGTGCGCATCGACGCCGAGGATTTGGAGGCCAAGAACGGCCTCGAGCTGCTCAAGAATCTCGATGGCATTCTGGTGCCAGGCGGCTTCGGCGATCGCGGCACGGAGGGCAAAATCGCGGCGGCCAAATACGCCCGCGAGAACGGCGTGCCGTATTACGGCCTCTGCCTCGGTCTGCAGATCGCGGTGATCGAGTTCTGCCGCAACGTGCTCAAGTTGAAGGGCGCCAACTCGCTGGAGTTTGATCCGGATGCGAAGGAGCCCGTCATCATGATCATGGAGGAGCAGAAGAAGATCGTGGATAAAGGCGCCACCATGCGTCTCGGCAGCTACGAGTGTCAGCTGCAGCCCGGCACACTCGCGCGCAAGGCCTACGGCCAAGAGTATGTGCGTGAGCGCCATCGTCACCGGTTTGAGGTCAACAACGCCTATGTCGGTCAGATGCAGCGCGCCGGTCTGACCATCAGCGGCATCAACCCGCGTCGCAACCTGGTCGAGATCGTGGAAATCAAGAAGCACCCCTGGTTCGTGGCGGTGCAGTTCCACCCGGAATTTCAGTCGAAGCCCAGCGAGGCGCATCCGCTGTTCGCAGCCTTTGTGAAGGCGGCGATGAAGCACAAGTCGGGGGCGGCCAAGAAGGTCGCGGCGAAGAGCGCCAAGCCGGGCAAAAAGAAGGCGAGCGCGAAGAAAAAGGCCGCGACAAAGAAGGCACCGGCGGCCAAGAAGGTCGAGCCGAAGGCGGCTGAATAAGGCGCCCGCCGCGCCTTCCCACGTCCCGCCTTTTTCCGTCCTTACCGACCATGCTCTACGATCCGGAAAAACTCCTTTTGCTGGCGGGCCCGTGCTCGCTGGAAAACGAAACCATCTGCCGCACGGTGGCGACCGAACTGGTCGCGCTGCGCGAGGCGCACCCGGAGCTGAACATCGTCTTTAAAGGTTCCTTCGACAAAGCCAACCGCACCTCCATCGCGGGAGACCGCGGCACGGGTATGGCGAAGGGTTTGGAACTGCTGGCGATGGTGCAGCGCGAGTTTGGCCTGCCGGTGGTGACCGACATTCACAGCGCCGACCAATGCGCGCCGGTGGCGGAGGTCGTCGACGTGTTGCAGATCCCGGCCTTCCTGTGCCGCCAGACCGATCTGCTGCTGGCGGCGGCGGCGACCGGCAAGGTCGTGAACGTGAAGAAAGGCCAGTTCCTCTCGCCGACCGATATGGTGCATGTGGTGGGCAAACTGAAAGAGGGCGGCGCGGCCGAGATCTGGCAGACGGATCGCGGCACGACCTTTGGGTATCAGAACCTGGTGGTCGACATGCGCAGCTTCCCGATCATGGCGCAGAACGGTTACGCCACGATTCTCGATGCGACGCACAGCGTGCAGCTCCCCGGCGCGGGTGGCGGCAAGAGCAGTGGTCAGCGCGAGTTTGTGGAGCCGCTGGCCAAAGCCGCGCTGGGCGCGGGCGCGAATGGACTCTTTCTGGAGACGCATCCGGACCCGGACAACGCGATCAGCGACGGGCCCAACATGGTGCCGCTCGCCGAGTTGGCCGGTTTGCTGCGCCGCTGTCTGGCGGTGTGGCAGGCAGTGCGAACCGGTTGACTAAGGCACGGGTCTATCGCCACAGGCGTTGACCCGCACGGTCGGGCGCACCAGCATCCGCGCCTTCTGTATGTCCGATTCCACGATGGAAACCTTTCTGATCGATGTGCCCGTGCCCTCCATGGGCGCGACCGTGAACGAACTCACGGTGATCGATATCATGGTGCAGGTGGGCGACCACTTTGCCCAAGGCGACAAGCTGGCCGAGCTGGAGAGCGACAAGTCGGTCTTCGAATGGGAGGCGCCGTGCGAGGGCACGGTGGTGGCGTGGCACGTGCGGCCGGGCGATATCGTGCCGTCGGGCGCGGCCTTTGTGCGGCTGGAGACGGCAGACACGTCGCTGAAGCATTTGGAGGTGAAGGCGGACGCGGCGCCGGTTGAGGCGAAGCCGGCCGCAGCAGAGAAGCCGGCGGCTGAAGCCGCCGCTACGCCCGCAGTGGCGGCCACTCCGCCGCCTGCACCGGTGGCTCCGCCGCCAGCGCCGGCTTCGGCTCCGGCGAGCACGGGTCCGAAGTGGACGCCGCGCGCGGTGAAATTGATCAAGGAGGCTGGGCTCGATCCGGCGACGATTACGGACATCGAAGCCACGGGACCGGGCGGTCGCGTTTCGGGCGATGATGTGGCGGCTTACCTCGCGCAAAAAGCTACCGGCCCGGAAGCCGCAGTGGAACCGGCGGCTGTGCGGCCGGCGACGGCGGCGGACGAGACGGTGTGCATCGCGGGCGTGGGTTTTGCGGTGCCGAAGAACGTGCGTTCGACCAAGGACGTGCTGAAGGAATTTCCCGGTCGCACCGAGGCGGAGATGATCAAGCTCACGGGTATCCGCGAGCGCCGCTATGCCGACGAAGGGCAATCGGCCACCGACCTCGCTTCGGTGGCGGTGCAGCATGCGGTCGAGCAGGCGGGCATCGATATCAAGACGGTCGATGGCATCATCATGGCCACGATCATTCCGGACCAGCCGGTGCCTTCGATGGCCAGTGCGCTCGCGCGCAAGTTGGGCATCCCGCACGCGTTGGCGTTTGACCTCAACGCGGCCTGCTCGGGCTGGTTGTATGCGCTGGAGGTGGGCCGTTCGCTGATTCGCGGCGGCACGGCGAAGAACCTGATCGTGGTGACGGCCGAGTTGTTGTCGCGCATCACCAACCCGAAGGATCACGAGACGGCGTTTCTCTTTGGTGACGGTGCCGGCGCGGCGGTGTTGACCGATGCGGGCGGCGGCCACCGGCTGCACCGCATGGCGCTCTCGGGTGACGCGACCTATTACGCGGCGATTCAGCGGCGCGGCGGCGGGGCCAACAAGCCGTGGCCGAAGCCGGAGGATATCGATATCAAAGATTTCTATCTGCAGATGGACGGCGGCACGGTGTTCAAGAACGCCGTGATCTCGTTTGCCAATCAGATCGAGGCGACGTTGGCGCGGCACAACCTGAAGCCGGAGGATATCGAATGGGTGGTCCCGCATCAGGCCAACGAGCGGATTCTGCGCGCGGTATCGAAGCGGGTCGGCATTCCGTTTGATCGCTTCGTGGTGACGATTTCCCGCTACGGCAATACCTCCGGCGCCAGCGTATCGATGGCGCTCGGTTGGGGCGCGGAAGAGGAAATCTTCCAGACGGGCGACCGCATCATCTTTTGCAGTGTCGGCGCGGGTCTGACCTACGCGGGCGGTCTGCTCGTGTGGTGAGTCAGGCGCCGGCGGCGGTGCCGCCGGTCATTCTGGCTGCAGGGCCAGGCTGATGGCGTCGGACAGAGACTGCAGGGTGAAGGGTTTGCTGACGAAGGCCTTGAAGCCTTCGGCGCGAGCGCGGCCGGCATCCATCTGGCCCCCGAAACCGACGATCATGATGATCGGTAGGTCCGGGTATTTGGTCCAAACCGCTTTGCCGAGATCGACGCCGGTGAGGCCGGGCATGAAGTAGTCGGTCACCACGAGGGCAAACTCGTCGGGGTTGTGCAGCAGGCGATCGCGCGCGGTGCGGGCATCGTTCATGGACTCGGCCCGGTAGCCGAGGCGGTTGATGAGGGAGCAGGCGACCTTGGCGACGGCCGGTTCGTCGTCGACGACGAGGATGCGTTCGCCTTTGCCGGTGGGCAGGGGAGAGGCTCCGCGGTCGGCGGCGGACGGGGCGAGGGCGTCGCGGGCGGCCGGGATGTAGATGGAGATGCAGGTGCCCTGGCCCGGGGTGCTGTCGGCAAAGATCGCGCCGTCGTGACCGACGACGATGCCGTGCACCATGGCGAGACCGAGGCCGGTGCCTTCGCCGGGCGGTTTGGTGGAGAAGAACGGTTCGAAGATGCGTTGCAGGGTATCTTCATCCATGCCGGAGCCGGTGTCCGCGACCTCGAGCAGCAGGTAGTCGCCGGGGTTGAGGGGCGGGCGGCGTTGGGCTTGAGCGGGGGTGAAGGACGCCTCGCTGAGGCGGATGGTGATCTCGCCGGGGCGATTGCCGATGGCGTATTTGGCGTTGTTGCAGAGGTTGAGGAGGATCTGGTTGATCTGCCCGATGTTGGCGACGGCGAGACGCTTGGTGCGCAGGTCGGTGGCGACCACGATGTTGGTGCGCACGGTGTTGTTGAACTGGCCGATGGCGTCGCGGATGACGTTGCGCAGATCGATCGGTTCGCGCTTGGAGGGCTCGTTGCGGCTGAATAGGAGGATCTGGGCCACGAGGTCCTTGGCGCGGGCGCAGGCTTGGCGGATGTCGCGCATACCGTCGCGCCAGTGCTCGGGCAGGCCGTTTTCGGCGGCATCCATTTCGAGCAATTCGCCGGAGGCGGAGATTACGGCGAGGAAGTTATTGAAGTCGTGCGCGATGCCGCCGGCGAGGTTGCCGATGGCTTCCATCTTCTGGGCCTGGCGCAGGCTGCGCTCCATCTGGGCGCGCTCGATTTCGGCCCGGCGACGGATGGAGATATCGCGCAGGACGCCGATGCGGCGGTTTTCGCCGAACTCATCGACGGCGACACGTTGGCTGCGGGCGATGATGTGGCGGATGGTGCCGTCGCCGCATTCGAGGGCGAATTCGACTTGGTGGGATTCGGTGTCGTGGGCGTCGGGCGAGAAGACGAGGGCGGCGGCGGCGCGTTGTTTGGGGGGGACGCGGCGAGCGAAGAGGTCCCAGTTGAAGCTGCGTTGGCCCGGGGGCTGGTCGAGCAGGTCGAGGGCTTCGCGGGACCAGGTGGAGATGCCGCGGTCGAAGTCGAAGGCGAAGCTGCCCATGTGGGCGACCTGGAAGGCGAGGGTCAGCTGGTTGTTGGTGCGGTGGCGTTCTTCGATTTCGGCCTCGAGATTGCGAATGGAGGCGACGAGGCGGTCGTTGAGCTGGCGAATTTCGGATTCGGAGGCGGCGAGGGCGGCGTTGGTGGCGGAGAGTTCGTCGACCTTGGTTTCGAGCTTCATCGACATGCGCCGGCTGTGGCCTTCGAAGAAGGCTGCGCCGGGTCCCTTGGGCCGCACCGGGCGCGGGGGCTTGGCGCGCACGTCGCGGATGACTTCCTCGAAGCGGGCGACCACACGTTCGGGGTCGAAGGGTTTGATGAGGTAACAATCGGCCCCGACGTCGTGCGCGAAGTGTTCGTCGCTCTCGTCGGTGAAGGTGGCGGTGTAGATGACGAAGGGGACGGTGCAGGTGGTCGGATCGCTGCGCAGGATGTGGCAGAGTTCGAAACCGTCCATGCGGGGCATGAGGGCGTCGGAGACGACGAGATCGGGCAGGCCCCGGGATTTGATGAGGTCGACGGCTTCCTCGCCGTTGACGGCGGGCCAGACGGTATGGCCGGCGTCGCGCAGGAGCTGCTCGAGCAGGTAGATGCTGTTGCGGTTATCCTCTACGATGAGAATGGTGTAGCTCACGACGAAAGGAGGGCTTGGGCGCGCTGCATGAAGTCGTCCGGGTCGAACGGCTTTTCGAGGTATTCGCGCACGCCGAGGTCGAGGGCACGTTGGCGCTCGCCGGGCATGGCGTAAGAGGAGGCGACGAGGACGGGGATGTCGCGAGTTTGTGCGGAGGCCTTGAGGTGCTCAAGGGTCTCGTAGCCGTCCATCACGGGCATCTCGATGTCCAAGACGATGATGTCGGGCAACTGAGTGCGCGCCAAATCGAGGCCCTGCTGACCATTAGTGGCGTGGGCGACGGTGAAGCCGGCTTTCTCGAGGAGGAAGGTAGCGAGGTGACGATTCGAAGCGTTGTCTTCGATCAGAAGGGCGGTGGGCATGGCCAGAGAAGGACGGGCGGAAAGAACGCTGAGTAGAGTCGAATAAGTTGAGTGCTTTACCCTAGATTCAAGCGCCTGGCGAGATCGGAGGCAAGGTCACGGTAAAACAGGAGCCGCGGCCGAACTCACTTTTTACGGAGATGTGACCACCGAGCTTGGCGGTGAGCTTACGCACGAGGTTAAGTCCGAGACCGACGCCGTCGTAGAGGCGGCGAGCGGAGCCATCGACTTGGCGGAACGCCTCGAAGAGTTGCGGCAGGTGTTCGGCTTTGATGCCGATGCCGGTGTCGGTCACGGCGATGGTGACGCCGCCCTCGGCGGTGGCTTGGGCGGTGACGGTGACGTGGCCGTCGGGGCCGGGGGTAAACTTGATGGCGTTGGCGGCGAGGTTGAAGATGACCTGGCGCAGGCGCCGGTGGTCGCTCACGAGTATGGGCAGGTCGGGCGGGCAGGTGGTGGAGAAGGTGAGGCGCGCGGGGTCGAGGTTGGCGGTGAGTTCGGTTTCGACGGATCGGAGCAGGTCGGCGACCACTACCTCTTCGTGCATGATTTCCATGCGGCCGGAGTCGATGCGGGAGACGTCGAGCAGGTCGTTGATGAGGTCGAGGAGTTGGCGGGCGGACTGGTTGACGAGTCCGATCTGGAGGTGCTGTTCGTCGGTGAGGGGGCCGACGAGGCCGCGTTCGAGGATAGAGGAGAAGCCGATGATGGAGTTGAGCGGGGTGCGCAGCTCGTGGCTCATGGTGGCGAGGAACTCGGTTTTGAGGCGGTCGAGGTCGGTGAGTTTGAGGTTGGCGGCTTCGAGTTCGGCGGTGCGGGCGGCGACGCGTTGTTCGAGGTTTTCGTTCAGGTCGCGGAGGTTTTTCTCGGCGGCTTTGCGATCGGAGATGTCGGCGATGAAGCCCACGATCTCATCGAAGTGAGTGGAGGGGTTGCGCACGATTTCGCCCTGTTCCCAGAGCCAGCGGGTGCGGCCGTCGCGATGAGTGATCTGGTATTCGAGGGAGTAGCGGCGCGGCTCCTGCAGACGTTGGACAGCGCGCTCGACGACGTGTTGGGCCCGTGCTCGGTGGGCGGGCACGATGAGTTCGCCGAAGGAGATGGAGCGGTCGAGGAAGGCTTCGGGAGGATAGCCGGTAAGGTCGAGGGATCCGCGGCTGACCCAGAGCATGGACCAACTTTCGTCGATGAGGCAGCGGAAGGAGAGTCCTGGGAGTTGCTCGACGAGGGTTTCGAGAAGTTGGCGGTTTTCGCGCAAGGCTTCTTGGGCGGCGATGCGTTCGGTGAGGTCCGGGACGGAGATGACGAGGCAATCGTTGTAGCCGAGGCGGGTGCGGGCCGCGCAAAGCAGGACTTGGTGAGGGCGGCCGGAGGCGTCGAGGAGCTCGACGACTTGGCCGGGAAACTGGCCGTGTTGGGTGAGTTGTTGCAGGAAACGGCGGCGATCCTCGAGGTCGGCCCAGAGGCCGAGTTCGAGGCCGGTGCGACCGAGGGCGGCCTCGCGGGAGTGCCCCAAGGCATCGGTCCACGCTTGGTTGATGTCGATGAGGTGCCCCTCCGGATAGGAGGTGATGCACTGGGGGGTGGGGGATTGGTGGAAGACGCGTTGGAAGCGTTCTTCGGATTCGCGGAAGAGGCGTTCGGCGGCGAGGCGTTCGGTGACATCGAGCACGAGCGAAGAGACGCCGATGATGCGACCGTCGCTGTCGGTGATGGG
This portion of the Actomonas aquatica genome encodes:
- a CDS encoding response regulator, which codes for MSYTILIVEDNRNSIYLLEQLLRDAGHTVWPAVNGEEAVDLIKSRGLPDLVVSDALMPRMDGFELCHILRSDPTTCTVPFVIYTATFTDESDEHFAHDVGADCYLIKPFDPERVVARFEEVIRDVRAKPPRPVRPKGPGAAFFEGHSRRMSMKLETKVDELSATNAALAASESEIRQLNDRLVASIRNLEAEIEERHRTNNQLTLAFQVAHMGSFAFDFDRGISTWSREALDLLDQPPGQRSFNWDLFARRVPPKQRAAAALVFSPDAHDTESHQVEFALECGDGTIRHIIARSQRVAVDEFGENRRIGVLRDISIRRRAEIERAQMERSLRQAQKMEAIGNLAGGIAHDFNNFLAVISASGELLEMDAAENGLPEHWRDGMRDIRQACARAKDLVAQILLFSRNEPSKREPIDLRNVIRDAIGQFNNTVRTNIVVATDLRTKRLAVANIGQINQILLNLCNNAKYAIGNRPGEITIRLSEASFTPAQAQRRPPLNPGDYLLLEVADTGSGMDEDTLQRIFEPFFSTKPPGEGTGLGLAMVHGIVVGHDGAIFADSTPGQGTCISIYIPAARDALAPSAADRGASPLPTGKGERILVVDDEPAVAKVACSLINRLGYRAESMNDARTARDRLLHNPDEFALVVTDYFMPGLTGVDLGKAVWTKYPDLPIIMIVGFGGQMDAGRARAEGFKAFVSKPFTLQSLSDAISLALQPE
- a CDS encoding response regulator, coding for MPTALLIEDNASNRHLATFLLEKAGFTVAHATNGQQGLDLARTQLPDIIVLDIEMPVMDGYETLEHLKASAQTRDIPVLVASSYAMPGERQRALDLGVREYLEKPFDPDDFMQRAQALLSS